The following proteins are co-located in the Helicobacter pylori genome:
- a CDS encoding LutC/YkgG family protein, whose protein sequence is MSKELILKRIKEARAKHAIQGANPIYRNIIKVEFEDLVEEYKHFQVLNKAEVIESTKENLEQAILKALENFKSKKILHSTDLNLNFEAFKDFTLQPYDKEIEAMREELFEIDTALLHGVCGISSLGMIGAVSSHASPRLLSLITLNCIILLKKESIVRNLSEGMQALKNQSKNGVLPTNMLLIGGPSRTADIELKTVFGVHGPQKVAIILY, encoded by the coding sequence ATGAGTAAAGAGCTTATTTTAAAGCGCATTAAAGAAGCCAGAGCCAAGCATGCCATTCAGGGAGCAAACCCTATTTATAGGAATATCATTAAAGTGGAGTTTGAAGACTTGGTGGAAGAATACAAGCATTTCCAAGTGTTGAATAAAGCTGAAGTCATTGAAAGCACTAAAGAAAATTTAGAGCAAGCAATTTTAAAGGCTTTAGAAAATTTTAAAAGCAAAAAAATCTTACACTCCACAGATTTGAATTTGAATTTTGAAGCGTTTAAGGATTTTACTTTACAGCCTTATGATAAAGAAATTGAAGCGATGCGTGAAGAGTTGTTTGAGATTGATACGGCTTTATTGCATGGGGTTTGTGGGATTTCAAGCTTGGGCATGATTGGGGCGGTTTCTTCGCATGCAAGCCCACGGTTGCTTTCGCTCATCACCCTTAATTGCATCATCTTATTGAAAAAAGAATCCATTGTGCGCAATTTGAGTGAAGGCATGCAAGCTTTAAAAAACCAGAGTAAAAACGGCGTATTACCCACAAACATGCTCCTTATTGGCGGGCCTAGCCGGACAGCCGATATTGAATTAAAAACCGTTTTTGGGGTGCATGGGCCTCAAAAAGTCGCTATCATTCTCTACTAA
- a CDS encoding peroxiredoxin codes for MEKLEVGQLAPDFRLKNSDGVEISLKDLLHKKVVLYFYPKDNTPGCTLEAKDFSALFSEFEKKNAVVVGVSPDNAQSHQKFISQCSLNVILLCDEDKKAANLYKAYGKCMLYGKEHLGIIRSTFIINTQGVLEKCFYNVKAKGHAQKVLESL; via the coding sequence ATGGAAAAATTAGAAGTGGGGCAATTAGCCCCTGATTTCAGGTTGAAAAACAGCGATGGCGTAGAGATTTCTTTAAAAGATTTGCTCCATAAAAAAGTGGTTCTGTATTTCTACCCTAAAGACAACACCCCCGGATGCACTTTAGAAGCCAAAGACTTTAGCGCTCTGTTTAGTGAATTTGAAAAGAAAAACGCTGTTGTCGTAGGCGTAAGCCCTGATAATGCCCAATCGCACCAAAAATTTATCAGCCAATGCTCTTTGAATGTGATTTTGCTCTGCGATGAAGATAAAAAAGCCGCCAATCTTTACAAAGCTTATGGCAAGTGCATGCTTTATGGGAAGGAGCATTTGGGGATTATCCGCTCCACTTTCATTATCAACACGCAAGGCGTTTTAGAAAAATGCTTCTACAATGTCAAAGCGAAAGGCCATGCTCAAAAGGTTTTAGAGAGTTTGTAG
- a CDS encoding class II 3-deoxy-7-phosphoheptulonate synthase, whose amino-acid sequence MSNTTWSPTSWHSFKIEQHPTYKDKQELERVKKELHSYPPLVFAGEARNLQERLAQVIDNKAFLLQGGDCAESFSQFSANRIRDMFKVMMQMAIVLTFAGSIPIVKVGRIAGQFAKPRSNATEILDDEEVLSYRGDIINGISKKEREPKPERMLKAYHQSVATLNLIRAFAQGGLANLEQVHRFNLDFVKNNDFGQKYQQIADRITQALGFMQACGVEIEKTPILREVEFYTSHEALLLHYEEPLVRKDSLTNQFYDCSAHMLWIGERTRDPKGAHVEFLRGVCNPIGVKIGPNASVGEVLELCDVLNPHNIKGRLNLIVRMGSKMIKERLPKLLQGVLKEKRHILWSIDPMHGNTVKTSLGVKTRAFDSVLDEVKSFFEIHRAEGSLASGVHLEMTGENVTECIGGSQAITEEGLSCHYYTQCDPRLNATQALELAFLIAGMLKKQRA is encoded by the coding sequence ATGTCAAACACAACTTGGTCGCCAACTTCATGGCATTCTTTTAAGATAGAGCAACACCCCACTTACAAAGATAAGCAAGAATTAGAAAGGGTCAAGAAAGAATTACACTCCTACCCTCCCTTAGTGTTTGCTGGCGAAGCGAGGAATTTGCAAGAGCGTTTAGCCCAAGTCATTGACAATAAGGCGTTTTTGTTGCAAGGGGGCGATTGCGCGGAGTCGTTTTCTCAATTTAGCGCTAACCGGATTAGGGACATGTTTAAAGTGATGATGCAAATGGCGATTGTCTTAACTTTTGCCGGCTCTATACCGATCGTGAAAGTGGGGCGCATTGCTGGGCAATTTGCCAAGCCTCGTTCTAATGCGACTGAAATACTAGATGATGAAGAAGTGTTGAGTTACAGAGGGGATATTATCAATGGGATTTCCAAAAAAGAAAGAGAGCCAAAGCCTGAAAGAATGCTTAAAGCTTACCATCAAAGCGTAGCGACTTTAAACCTTATCAGAGCCTTTGCCCAAGGTGGGTTAGCCAATTTGGAACAAGTGCATCGTTTCAATTTGGATTTTGTCAAAAACAACGATTTTGGGCAAAAATACCAGCAAATCGCTGACCGGATCACGCAAGCTTTAGGGTTTATGCAAGCATGCGGGGTGGAGATAGAAAAAACGCCTATTCTTAGGGAAGTGGAATTTTACACCAGCCACGAAGCGTTACTGCTCCATTATGAAGAGCCTTTGGTGCGTAAGGATAGTTTAACTAACCAGTTTTATGATTGTTCCGCGCACATGCTGTGGATTGGCGAAAGGACAAGGGATCCTAAGGGCGCGCATGTGGAGTTTTTAAGGGGGGTTTGTAACCCTATTGGCGTGAAAATCGGGCCTAATGCGAGCGTTGGCGAAGTGTTAGAATTGTGCGATGTTTTAAACCCGCACAACATTAAGGGGCGTTTGAATTTGATCGTGCGTATGGGTTCTAAGATGATTAAAGAGCGTTTGCCTAAACTTTTACAAGGGGTGTTGAAAGAAAAACGCCATATTTTATGGAGCATTGATCCCATGCATGGCAACACGGTTAAAACCAGTTTGGGGGTTAAAACAAGGGCTTTTGATAGCGTGTTAGATGAAGTGAAAAGCTTTTTTGAAATCCATAGGGCTGAAGGGAGTTTGGCTTCAGGGGTTCATTTGGAAATGACGGGTGAAAATGTTACAGAATGTATCGGTGGATCGCAAGCGATCACCGAAGAGGGTTTGAGCTGCCATTACTATACGCAATGCGATCCAAGACTAAACGCCACTCAAGCCCTAGAACTCGCTTTCTTAATCGCTGGCATGCTCAAAAAACAGCGCGCTTAG